The segment TCTCCTCTCTCTACATGAACCATTGCATTTTTTACCGTGTCACCTATTATCATCTTATTTTGCACGCTATTCCATAGGCCTTTTTCAATCAGCGATTGCTTTGCATACTTACCCACTGTTGAAATCTCTGTATCGGTGAACGCTATCCTTTTTACTTCAGGCTTTGAAAGGTCCTCCATTGTTGTTAGGTTAAGAACATTACCTTTTGGAACTATTATCACAAGGTAGCTACCTGCAAAGTCTTTCCGAGAATCGTTGTAAACGAATCCATCAGAAGCCAGAATATCCATTTGGACTCTATCTGCTGGAGCGTACACATCTATAGGTGCCCCTCCTTCAATTTGCATCCTTAAAGAACCAGCATTTGCAAAGTTTAGTATAACATCTATCTCAGGATTTTCAGCCTCAAACTCTTTTTCCATATCTGTGAACACTTCGGTCAACACCGCTGATGAAGATATGGTGATGGAGGTGGTTTTCTGTTCGCCATCATTTGAATTAGTTAAGATAGCCGAAAGAGCTATGAAAATAATAATTGCTATGGCGAACACTAACGCTTGATTTCTTTTATTCATAAAAAGCACCTTCATTCCCGTATATTTATAGCACATTGATTGGGATTATTTTGCTTAGTTTCCATAAGTTATTTCTATAAATGTCATCAATAGCGTTATGTTCAACTAAACCAATCGGTTATTGGTAACTTCAAGTTATATATAATATTTTTGAATTGTATCTGTGCTTATATAAAATTCAGAGACCCTTTAATTTAAAATTATATGGATATATAAAAAAAAATTTCAGACAAACTGGTAAATGAGTGGAATGATCAATATTCATACATTTCTCATTTTCAGTCTTGCGTACAAAAAGTTTCATATTAACTATATCCCAAAACAATCATTTAGGATTAAATTCGAACTTAATGCAATAATATAAAAAGAGAAACTAAATAAAAAAGTCAGATGCAGGCTTTAACATCGCCTGCAACTCATGATATCCAGTAATAAATTCTCAATTCTTAGTTCCGTAGCACTTCTCAAGGTGATCCACTGCTGGCGGGGTCGTAACAAGACTTACACCAATTGCAACCAGCATTGCCAGAGGGGTTGCCACAAGGATTGGATCGATAACTGTCCATGTTCCTGTAAGTAATGTCTCTGTGCCAAAGAGTGCCTGGCAGATGCCAAGAGGTGCTGCTTCCTTTGCATGGACGAAAGTGAGCCAGAAAAGGCTGCTGAAAGTACCAACGATAAGACTTGCAATTGCACCTTCTTTTGTCATTCTCTTCCAGAACAGTGCACCCATATAAGTTGGGAGGAAAGCTGCTGCACAAAGTCCGAAGAATATAGCAGTAGCCCTTGCAATGATGCTTATAGGCAAAATGTATGCAAGGATGACACTGACAAGGATGGCCACTGAGATACCGATCTTTGTAACATCCACGGTCTTTCCTGCATTCCCCCTCATCATGAACTCGCGATAGAAGTCGTGTCCGATGGCTGTTCCCATTGTGTGGAACTGTGAGCTAAGGGTTGACATTGCAGCTGCAAGCAAGGTTATCATGAAGACGATAACAAACATTTCAGGCATTGCACTGTTGATGTATTCAGGCATGATGACGTCCATGTTTCCTTTTGCAACTTCAATGGCAAGCATTCCGGTAGTATTAAAGAAATAAACGTTTGAAAGTCCACCTACGATGTATGCGACACCTGCCATCATGAGGATGAAAGGGCCACCAGCGAAGACTGCCCTGTTCAGGGATTTCTTACTGTCAACGGTCATGAACCTTACCGCAAGCTGTGGCTGTGCAAGCACACCAATGCCAACACCGAGGATGATGGTTGATACCATTGTCCACCAAATAGGAGAGCCGAATACCGGCATTGCTGTCCATCCCTGATGACCACCTGCAGCCAGTGATTCAGGTACAAGTGGTGCAAGATTAGTGAGTGCCTGATGAGCTTCAACGATACCGCCAAGTTTTGCATAGGTAAGTGCGAGAAGAACTGCCATACCACCAAGCATAAGGGTTCCCTGAAGTGCATCGGTATACATAACAGCAAGCAATCCGCCTGTGATAACATAGGCAGCAACAATAACTGTCAG is part of the Methanococcoides orientis genome and harbors:
- the modA gene encoding molybdate ABC transporter substrate-binding protein, which produces MNKRNQALVFAIAIIIFIALSAILTNSNDGEQKTTSITISSSAVLTEVFTDMEKEFEAENPEIDVILNFANAGSLRMQIEGGAPIDVYAPADRVQMDILASDGFVYNDSRKDFAGSYLVIIVPKGNVLNLTTMEDLSKPEVKRIAFTDTEISTVGKYAKQSLIEKGLWNSVQNKMIIGDTVKNAMVHVERGEVDAGFVFMTDVKTAKPDTIELITSVPMSETINYPIAVVTSTQHQKESQKFVDFVTGEKGSSILEQYGFTIPKHDLEGA
- a CDS encoding sodium:solute symporter family protein; amino-acid sequence: MAVSTSTLGIFVLIYMLAVFYCGWLAYRRTKEVDDYMLAGRKVNPYILALSYGAAFISTAAIIGFGGVTGTLGLGTLWLVFMNIFVGIFIAFVVFGKRTRSIGVNLNAVTFPELLGRRFQSRFIQGYSGALIALFMPLYAGIVLIGGARFMETALSVDYNIAILILTVIVAAYVITGGLLAVMYTDALQGTLMLGGMAVLLALTYAKLGGIVEAHQALTNLAPLVPESLAAGGHQGWTAMPVFGSPIWWTMVSTIILGVGIGVLAQPQLAVRFMTVDSKKSLNRAVFAGGPFILMMAGVAYIVGGLSNVYFFNTTGMLAIEVAKGNMDVIMPEYINSAMPEMFVIVFMITLLAAAMSTLSSQFHTMGTAIGHDFYREFMMRGNAGKTVDVTKIGISVAILVSVILAYILPISIIARATAIFFGLCAAAFLPTYMGALFWKRMTKEGAIASLIVGTFSSLFWLTFVHAKEAAPLGICQALFGTETLLTGTWTVIDPILVATPLAMLVAIGVSLVTTPPAVDHLEKCYGTKN